CGTTTGtgtaaactgctgctgctgcagttccaGCCCATCTCACAGTCACCAGTTCAGTCTCACGGTCACCAGTTCCTGCAGGGCTCTTCCCGTCAGGCGGGTTTGTCTGACTTCCTCCAGGGATGGGTGAAGGTGGTGGAACAGGTCTTAGTGCTGGTGCCTGCAGGAGTTTCTGCCCTGAGATCAACTACGCCCATGGCTTGTTCCTGCTTTGTCAGCCAGGGGGATTTACACGGCCTGCCTTGCTGATCTCGTTGCTGTTCAGGGCATCCACATGCTTGATTCATGCAGGATGGTGAATCCCCACTCCTGACAATCCATGGCTGATGTGTAGCTCAGGGAGCTCGTGGTAGCCCAGAGAGTTCATGGTGGTGGTGATGCTGTGCTGTCCTGGGCACAGTCTTTCATGGCCAGCCCTTGCGCACCTCATTCTCCCCCTCTTTGCAGGGACCACCGCCACAGATGTGACAGTTACCATGTCCCCGACTTTCCCTACTTCCTCAACACCCAGAAAGACCACGGCACTGCTGCCCACCAccgcagcccccctccctccctccagccctgaaACCTCCACCCCAGAGGTACTGTCAGACGCCTTCACAGTCAGCGCTGCAACACCTCGGGGCAGCAGCCCGGCAGCCTCCAGCATCCCTGCACCGCAGGCAAGGGGCAGCGCAGCCCACAGCACTCCTGGGTTGCCTGTCGACACCATGGTGCAGCCTGACCCCCCCCCAAAAGTGCTGGGGCTCACCAGTGGCATCCCAGATCCAGCCCTCATGGCCACAACACCTAACTGCGAGGAGACGACCATCATCACGTCTGTGGGGACCAGCACGGCCCTGGCTGTCAGCTCATTTGGAGTCGAGACGAGCATGCTGCCTCCCCCCACCTCTACTCTTCTCCCCTCCACCTGGGTGGGCACCACACTTGGTACCAGCACCCACCAAGGGCCAGCCATGACCATGCCGCTGGGCAGCACATCCCCAGGGACCGGCAGCGCCTCTTCTCCCACTGCACCAGCACCGACAGCTGCTTCGGATGAGCCCTTGACAACATCAGACACCATGGCCACCCCCGTTACAAGCACAGGGATCCCGGGAAgcacccccatccccagccagCTGGCTGGGACCACTCCTGATACCTCCACTCTGACAGCACCTGAGACCCCCGGTGCCACCACGGGTGAGTGCAGCCACAGGGTCCCCGGGGGACAGGGGCAGGGTGACAAACCCCCGTGGGATCTCCCGTCCTGCTCCTGCCAGGCACCAGGCTACTTCACCCGGGGGTGGCCGCCGCGTATCTAGGCTCTGCAGGCCAGCGGGTGGGCCCCACGCCACTCCCCGTGCCCCGGCCGGGCTGCCAGCTCCCTCACACCCCACGCTGCCGAGCGGGGCTGCTgcgctggtggtgctgctgcatGCCTGTACCCCAGCGGTGTGGCTGTACCCCAGCTGTACCCTGGCTGTGTGGCTGTGCCCGTGGGAGTGTGACTGTACCCCGGTAGTCCCCCCAGGCAGCCGTGCCCTGGCAGTGCCCCTTCCTGGGCAGCCTACAGTATGAGAGCACCCCAGGAGAATGCCTGTACCCCGGTAGTGCCCTCTGCGCCTGTACCCTGGCAGCGCCCCACCTGTACAGCAGCAGGGTGGCTGTGCCCTGGCAGTCCTCTGGTGTGCCTGTCTGCTGCGGAGCTCCTGTACCTTGGCCCAGTGCCTGCAGGAGCCTCCGACTGGTCCTGTCCCTGACCCTGACGAGAAGGAAGCAGCTCCGGCTGTCAGCAGTGTTTCAGCCGTGACATGCTGTGACATGGGGAAGTGATGCCTGTATAGACAGCCCAGAGGACAAACCCTCAGCCTGGAGCACGCCCTTCCTGAGCGCTCCCTGTTCTCTCGGCCAGTTCCTCGCGCTTAGACAGAGCAGGCTGTTGTCTCCCAAGGGCGTTGGTGCTGGGAGCCACCACCGAACACCACCCCTGTGGCGGAGCACAGGGACGGTCCCAGGCAGTCCAGCTGCTTCCCTGGGCTTTTTCCCATTGTCACCGTCCCCTCAGCAGGCAGAGGACAGCACGGTCCCCAGCTGCAGGGACCTGGTCTGCTGCAGTGGTGGCCCTGCTGGCCTGCCCTGCCTGtggctcctggctgctctgggTCCAGCCGTGCAGCTGATGTCTGCTCGGCATTGCGCCCATCCCTGGAGTGTCTGTGTCGGGTGGAACACCCCACTTcgctgccagcacctgggcagtAAAAGGACCCACCTGGATTCTCCTTCTCTGCCGGTCAAAGGAGACCCAGATACCCCAGTTGCCAGGGCTATGGTGAGCTCTCGGAGTGGTGCCTGCAGGGGGGCATCAGCTCCTGCTTGCTTGGACATGGTCAGGCAGAGAGgggggctgccgctgcccctgcccctgctgctgctgagcctcACCAGCCTCGCCGTGCTGCACCTCACGCTGGGTAAGGGCTGAGCGGGATGGGGTGCTCTCTGTGGGGTGGGTGGCGAGGGGGGCGCGTCattccccagggtgggggggtaCTTCGCCTCCAGCAGGTGTTTGTGGGGTGCGGTGGGTGAAACACTGAGGGTGCAGTTTGCTGTTTGCTAAATGGGAAGCAGAGGTGGACTTACAGCTCCTCCTCTGTGTGAGGATGAGGCCCTTCAGTGCAGACACCCACCCCAGCATGGGCTGGGACCAGACCTTTGCCCTTCTCTGCATTATTATTTaaccagctgctgcctgcagcagctcagggaggGAGCGGCTGCTGGGAGGCTGTGGGAGTTTCTGGTGGGGTTGGCTGAAAGCAGCCATCAGCTTGTGCCTTTGTTCCCCATCCCCATGtgagcagagccccagactcACTGGGTTTGTGCTGGGATCACTGGGGAATCCAGCCTGGCATCTCAAAGCCACCACCTCACAAGCACCTTTGACAGAGGCCTGGGCAGCCAGGCTGTTTTGTGCATCTTTTGGAGAGGGTTACAGATGCCTGGGCTTCCCCAGGGGCAGTACACTGCCCTGGCATGGGATCCATGTGGGCAGAGAGGACAGCCTTCCTGCATCCTTCAACCCTCCCCCCAGAGCTTTCGTGGGTCACAGCATGTCTCTTAACAACTCACCCAGTGTGCAAGCTGGGATTTGTTCCTCTATGGCCCCCCTCCGTGGGGCTGCTTCCCCCGTTGCCATTATTTACATCCAGTGCTATCAGTTCCTGACTATCTGCAGCAGGGACGTTTGtgtaaactgctgctgctgcagttccaGCCTGTCTCACGGTCACCAGTTCCTGCAGGGCTCTTCCTGTCGGGCGGGTTTGTCTGACTTCCTCCAGGGATGGGTGAAGGTGGTGGAACAGGTCTTAGTGCTGGTGCCTACAGGAGTTTCTGCCCTAAGATCAACTACGCCCATGGCTTGTTCCTGCTTTGTCAGCCAGGGGGATTTACACAGCCTGCCTTGCTGATGTCCATACAGGGCATTCACATGCTTGATCCATGCAGGACAGTAAATCCCCACTCCTAGTGCTCCATGGTTGATGTGTAGCCCTGCATAACTCGGGGAGCTCATGGTGGTGGTGATGCTGCAccatccccagcacagccatGGTCTCAGCCTTTCACGGCCAGCCCTTGCACACCTCATTCTCCAATCTCTTTGCAGGGACCACCACCACAGATGTGACAGCAACCGTGTCCTCAACTTTCCCTACCTCCCTGACATCTGTGGAGACCTCGACGCTGCTGCCCACCACCAACTCCACCTCCACAggcaccctccctccctccagccctgaaATGGGAGCCTCCACCCTGGAGAGGTCCAGCACATCCTCGGGGATCAGCAGCGCCTCACCTCCCTCTGCACCAGCACCGACAGCTGCTTCGGCTGAGCCCTTGACAACCCTGGCAGACACCACAGACACCCCTGTTATCAGCACAGGAGTCCCTGGGAGCAACCCCGCTCCCAGCCAGTCATCCAGGACCACGTCTAGGATCACCCCTGGCATCTCCACCATGACGATGGGGCTGACACCAAGCACCCCAACAATATCTGGGACCGTCAGCACCCCTGCAGACCTGCCAACAACGCTGCCGGTCTGCCCCACCTCCACGTCCAACACCAGTAAGTGCAGTGCCCCGTGGGCATTGCCACTGCCCCAGCACTGATGGCTTTGGGCTTCCAGGGACCAGTGCAGAGGGTCCTGGAGCCCCACTGCTTTTGCCATGGTCTCAATACAGGGCCATTGATGCTTTGTGGGACATGTGGTTTGCTGTACTGGTGGAGGGTTGTTCTTCTGACAGTGTAGGGTGTCCATGACATGGTTAACCTGGGAGGAGGCCCTGTGTCTGTGCCAGCAATCCTGGGGAGAGACCCCTGGATCCTTTGGCGCAGCCCAAGGTTCAAAGGCAATAATTTGAGCCACATTTTTTGTCCCTAGGTGCATCTTACCTCTTCCTGTCGCTGCGGCTAACAGTCCCCCTGGACCTGGGAAATACCACggtgcaggagctgctgttgTCCCAGGTGAAGTGTGCCAGGAGGGGGTGCCACTTTGCATCTGACAGCCATGGTCCAGCCAGCCAGGGAGGGTCCCGTAGCCAGCAGGAGGGGAACTTGCATTGAATGTCACCCAGAGCCCTTTCAGATGTAGGGGAGACCCTCCTTTGGCTGCTGTGGTCCAGGATCAGGCCCCTGCTAGGTGGGGAGTGGGGGTAGGAGACCCTCTCCGACACGGTTTGACAGCTGTTCTCTCCCCGCAGCTCCGCAGGTACCTGCAGACAGCGTTCCCGTGTGCTGGCCTGGCGGTGGGGTGGCGAGGGCACAGGAGGACCTGACAGCTGCTCCTCGCCTGACCGGCACCCACACAGACTTCTGTTCCCTTCTGCTCCCAGCTCCTTACTCCATGGCAGTGCAGCCCATTGGGGTAACCTGTACAGCTCCCCTTGAACCTGGGACCCCCCATCCTTCACTGCGCACCCTCACATGAGCCCCAGTGCCCTCCATGGGCTGGGGTGCCCCTGCCCTTTCCCACGACCTGTCTGTAGAGCCTGAGTCATCCCACCATCCTGCACCAGACCCAGCTCCCAcagtgggacccccccccactgctgctggggggctgggaggaggggaccCTGCAAGGACTGGGCCACAAAAGCCACCCTGGGGACTGATGGATGAGAGAAAGGAGACCTGGAGCCCCCAGTACTGTTGTGCCCAGGGCACTTGGTGTCAGCACTGGTGACATTTGAAGTCTGCAACCCAGGGAGGCTGCGGTGCCCAAGGTCTTCAAGAGATGCTCCATGGCAGCTTCACATCCAGAGTGGGCCAAGATGGAGCCTGGGGTGGCTCTGGTcaggaggcaggagaggaaaagagctcCCCTATCCTGCCTGAGCCCAGTCCTGGGCTGAGCTCCTGAGCCCAGAGGGCGAGCGCAGCGCAGAGGGCGAGTGAAGACAGAGCCCTGCACACCAGCTCTCCCCGGCTCACCTGCGGTATTGCTGACACATTCCTGCCAACATGGGCTGAGCAGCAGAGGGAAATCCCACACTTTCCGTGGCAAAGAtggcttcttttttctcctaGTTGCCTTCCTCAGTTTTCAGCTTCACCATCTAGCAGAGGTACTGGCAAGGGAAACCACATGAATCCCAAAAGCTTCGCAGCAGAGAGATGGCCTTTAGGGCTGTCCCCTCTTGGCAGGGGCCACTGCAGAAGTTCCCAAGGACAGCTTGGCACCCTGACAGGCTGGGGGTCCCCACTTTGGTGCTCTCGGCCCCATGACACCCCATAGCTGCCAGGGCAGCTGTGTGCACCATGGGGCCGTGGAAATCCCGTGGGCTGTGctccttccctgtttttttccagtccccAGCTAAGGAGACGGCCGCAGCGTCTGTCCCCCTGCAGCAAAGTCATTTATTAACTGATTAATTAGCCAGATAAAATCCAACCGAAGCAATTATTAGCCTAAACAAGTCACCTCACCAGGAgattgaaaactgaaataattagcAAAATAGTTGTGTTGTTCGTCAGGGGTTATTTTCGGCTGATTGCTGCTCCTTGCTGGCAGCCTGCGCCACGCCGgcacagggagggctgggagggggcacatgGAGCTGTGGGATGCCAAACCTGGGGATGGCTCCCGGGCTCCGTGAGTTATCACATAGCTGGGAAGAAGCCAGCAACCGGACAGGATGGGGAAAGACACCCTGGGATCACCCGGCTGCCTGCCAGCTcgctggggctgggagaggctgggcTGAGGCTGGAGGCTGAGCCCAGGCAGCACATCAGGATGCTCCCATTTGGGATGCCCCTTGCACCCCAGGGTTGCCTCTTTGCTCTCAAAGATGCTGCCTGGCTTTTGGGGGCTTGTTGGAGCCATAGGCACTGAGAGAGATCCCTTAtcacctgggcagggagctggggaatgGGGCAAAGCCTGCTGGTATGGGTCCCCATGCTGAATGCCTGGTGGGGTTCTGGGAAAGAAATCCTCGTGCTCTGCCTACGCTGTGGAGCTGGGCCAAGAGTCCTCCCACGCCACATCCCACTgggctgctttctgcagctgttgAATCCATAACTTCAGACCCTGGGACATGGCCAGGGGCCAAGGCTGGGGTAATGGAGCCAAACTGCGtcacaaaaggaggaaaaggtcCTGAAGTGCCGGGATGAAAAGGTGACCGGGGCACTTGCTGTTCCCTGCTGGCATGGCTGCCTTCCACCACTATTGTGGTTGGGGGCTGGtagggggaggagatgctccgGTGCCACTaagcccctctgccccccagcctgggagggagaagaatGGGACATGGCTGCCATGGGGATGGTGGGCACTGCCAGGGTGTTGGGGACACAGAGCTCTGACAAGCTCCTGACACTGCCCATGCTGTCTGTGCCTGCCACCCTTGAGGATGTTGGCCACCACCTTCACCCCATGGCTGTTTGACTATCATGGACCCCTGACTGGAGGGGGCCCTGGGAGGTCAGATCTGGGTCCCACTGCTCTTCAAGTCCGTGAATAATTTCTCAGCCTCTTCACTAGTAGCTTGCTCCCATCTATCAGCATTGTCCGAAGGAGCAGACCCTGCGCCCAGCAGGACTGTCACCTTCGGAGGGCCCAGCAGCATCACGGGGCATGTGTCTCAGGTCCCTTGTGATTCAGGTGTCCCTTCCAGTGCCCCCCTCCCCTTCACCCCTGCCGGTGGCTATAGCCCAGCTCACACTGCCCAGCAGGAGGGTGTTGCAACACGCCTGGCTTGCCAAGTCATCCAGAACCTGCGGGGTTGATGGATAACCCAGttctccccaccaccaccccctgaGCCCTCTCCAAATGCCCTTGCCAGGAGGCCAGAGCGGTGCCGGTAGGAGATGCTGGGATCTCCGCAGGGCTGGAACAACCAGCCCATTAATTCCAGGAAGGCTGATAAGGcaccgtgctgtgccatgccgtgccgtgccagaTGGTGCAgagtccctgggtgctgggatTCACGGCACTCCCCCCCCAGCTGCAGGCTCCTGAGGGGCTCTGGTGCCCATACGATGCTTTGGTCCTTGATAACTGCGGATGACACTTATCCTTGCAGGAGCATGCGGCTTGCAGGACCTTGGTTTCAGGCATAGCAGAAGAATCAATGAGAAGTCCCTTCCCAGCGTGGGAACAGGGCACCATCCTCAAGATGAGGGGTGACCCATGGTGGCTGCAGGCTTTCCTGGGAGGCCGTGCCAATGCCAGAGCAGTGGGACGAGCTCAGATTGTCACCCCCATGACTCTGCTGGAGGAGCAGTAGGGAGTTGGGGCTTTTTGGGGAGAGTATGGGCAGGAGAAGCAGGCATGagggtctgctgctgctggtcccaGTGCACCACGGGCAGGAGCTTGCAGGCAGGCTGAGGGTTAGGTGGGCTGGAAGAGACTTGCTTC
This region of Strix uralensis isolate ZFMK-TIS-50842 chromosome 9, bStrUra1, whole genome shotgun sequence genomic DNA includes:
- the LOC141946923 gene encoding uncharacterized protein LOC141946923, with translation MGVLVLDMAGQRRGMSLPLLLSFAVLDVMLGTTATDVTVTMSPTFPTSSTPRKTTALLPTTAAPLPPSSPETSTPEVLSDAFTVSAATPRGSSPAASSIPAPQARGSAAHSTPGLPVDTMVQPDPPPKVLGLTSGIPDPALMATTPNCEETTIITSVGTSTALAVSSFGVETSMLPPPTSTLLPSTWVGTTLGTSTHQGPAMTMPLGSTSPGTGSASSPTAPAPTAASDEPLTTSDTMATPVTSTGIPGSTPIPSQLAGTTPDTSTLTAPETPGATTGTTTTDVTATVSSTFPTSLTSVETSTLLPTTNSTSTGTLPPSSPEMGASTLERSSTSSGISSASPPSAPAPTAASAEPLTTLADTTDTPVISTGVPGSNPAPSQSSRTTSRITPGISTMTMGLTPSTPTISGTVSTPADLPTTLPVCPTSTSNTSASYLFLSLRLTVPLDLGNTTVQELLLSQLRRYLQTAFPCAGLAVGWRGHRRT